The following DNA comes from Microbacterium foliorum.
CCCCAAGCACTATCTGTATGCGACGATCACCGTCCTCGCGGTGCTGGGCGTGTATGCGATGGGCTCGTCCGTCGTCGACGTCTGGGCACTCATCGCCATCGGTCTGATCGGCGTGCTGATGCGCCGCTTCCGCATCCCACTCGCCCCGGTGATGATCGCCGTGGTGCTCGGCCCGCTGGCGGAGACCGAGCTGCGCCGAGCGCTCGCCGTGTCGGCCGGGGACCCGATGGTGCTCGTCTCGAGCCCCTTCACGATCACCCTGTACGCGATCCTCGCGGTCATCGCCGGGATCTCGGTCGTGCAGCACATGCGCAACCGCCGTCGGGTGGCCACCGCGGCCGAGTCGGTCACGGTGTGAGGGGCGGAGTCAGTAGCTCGTGTGCGCGGTGGCGTCCTGGTCGGGGATCCACTCCGCCGCGAGCTTCTCCGTCGCACGCGCCAGGATCGACACGTCGGCTGCGACCAGAACGAAGGACGCGCCGGCGTCGAGGTAGCGGCGAGCCGTCGCCGGAGAGAATGCATTGACGCCGACGGGCTTTCCTGCACCGCGCACCGTCGTGATCGTCTGTTCGACGGCGGCGATGACATCCGGATGCTCCTGCTGCCCGAGCAGCCCCATGGATGCGGCCAGATCACTCGGACCGATGAACACCCCGTCGACCCCGTCGACCTCGGCGATCGCGCGGGAGTTGCGCACCGCGGCATCCGTCTCGATCTGCACCGTGAGCGAGGTGATCTCGTGTGCACGCTGCAGGTAGTTCTCGATCCGATTGAACTGCGCGGCGCGAGCCAGCGCGCTGCCGACCCCTCGGGTGCCGAGCGGCGGGTAGCGCGTGGCAGCGACAGCCCTGGATGCCTCTTCTGCGGTGTTCACCATCGGCACCAGCAGATTCTGGGCTCCCAGATCGAGGACCTGCTTGATGAGCACCGGATCATTCGCAGCCAGCCGCACCACCGGGGTGATCGGGTACGGCGCGACGGCCTGCAGCAGCGAGAGGATCGACTCCAGTCCGATCGGGCTGTGCTCGCCGTCGATCAGCGTCCAGTCGAGACCGGAGCCCGCGACGATCTCGGCGACGATCGGACTCCCCGAGCAGATCCATGCGCCGATCAGCGGTCGTTCGGATGCAGCGAGTCGATCGCGGAACGACGGTGAGGGGTTCAGATGAAGCGGCATGCGATCGTTCCCATCGGTCCGTAATCGCACAGCACCTCGTCGCCGCGCGACACCCACATCGGGCGTGTGAACGATCCTGCCAGGATGATCTCGCCAGCCTCGAGACGCGCGCCGTGCTGGTGGAACTTGTTCGCGAGCCATGCGACCCCGGTTGCCGGATGGCCGAGCACGCCGGCTGCGACGCCGGTCTCCTCGATCTCGCCGTTGCGCGACAGCACGCCGGGCACCCAGCGCAGGTCGATCTCGTCCGGCCGCCTGCGCACGGTGCCGAGCACCATCGCGCCATAGGCGGCGTTGTCGCTGATCGTGTCGACGATCGTGCGGCCCTCGAGCTCGATGTGCGAGTTCAGCACCTCGAGCGCCGGAACCGCATAGTCGATCGCCGCGAGGGCGTCGTCGAGCGTGCAGTCGGGACCCTCGAGCGGATGCTTGAGCACGAACGCCAGCTCGACCTCGATGCGCACGTTCGAGAAGTGGTCGACCGGGATCTCGGCGCCCGACTCGTAGACCGTGTCGTCGAACATCACGCCGTAGTCGGGCTCGGTGATGCCGGTGGCCTGCTGCATCGCTTTGGACGTCAGGCCGATCTTGCGGCCGACCAGGCGGCGTCCGGCGGCGATCTGCGAGTCACGCCACACGCCCTGGATCGCGTAGGAGTCCTCGACGGTCGCGTCGGGGTAGCGCGCCGTGATGCGCGGGATCACCGAGTGCGTCCGGTCGGCCTCGGCCAGTTCTGCGGCGATCTGCGTGACGGTGTCTGCTGACAGCATCCGTGCCCTCCTCAGAGCTGGTGGCCGAGCTTGTACTCGCCCTGCTTGTACTCGGGCATGGCCTCGTCGTCGTCGGGACGTGTGTACGAGAAACCGTCGGCGCCGATCGTGACGGCCATCTCCGAGCTGTCGGTGCGCGCGACGACCGGCTGGGGGTTGCCGTCGAGGTCGAGCACGAGCGAGGCCTCGGTGTACCAGGAGGGGACGACCGGGTTGCCCCACCAGTCGCGACGCTGGTTGTCGTGCACGTCCCACGTGATGACGGGGTTGTCGGGGTCGCCCGTGTAGTAGTCCTGCGTGTACACCTCTACGCGATGGCCGTCGGGGTCGCGCAGGTACAGGTAGAAGGCGTTCGAGACGCCGTGGCGGCCGGGGCCGCGCTCGATCGCGTCGGAGCGGCGCAGTGCTCCGAGCTTGTCGCAGATCGCGAGGATGTTGTGCTTCTCGTGGGTCGCGAAGCACACGTGGTGCATGCGCGGCCCGTCTCCGCCGGTCATGGCCGTGTCGTGCACGGTCGGCTTGCGGCGCATCCAGGCCGCGTAGACCGTGCCCTCGTCGTCCTGGATGTCCTCCGTCACACGGAAGCCCAGGTCCTGCATGAACTTCACGGCGCGGGGCACATCGGGGGTGACCTGGTTGAAGTGGTCGAGACGCACGAGCTCGCCGGGGATGTGCAGGTCGTACCGCCACGACATCCGCTCGACGTGGTCGGACTGGTGGAAGAACTCGATCGGGAAGCCGAGCGGATCGACCACGCGCACCGATTCACCCACGCCCTTGACGAAGCCCTCGGGGTTGCGACGCACGTCGCAGCCAAGCTCGGTGTAGAACGCCACCGCGAGATCGAGGTCGGCGGCCGAGCGCACGCGGTACGAGAAGGCCGCCACCGCGGCGATCGGCCCCTTGCGCAGCACGAGGTTGTGGTGGATGAACTCCTCGGTCGAGCGGAGGTAGATCGCCTCGTCGTCCTCCTCCGTGACGTACAGGCCCAGCACGTCGACGTAGAAGACCCGCGACGCGGCCAGGTCGGTGACCACCAGCTCCATGTAGGCGCAGCGCAGCACGTCAGGAGGAGTACTCTCGGGGGTCGGAACGGGGTTGTCGGTCTGGATCGGAGCCTCCTGGCTCACGTAGTAGCCCGAGGAGGTCAGCGTCTTCGCAGTCTTGTCGGTCATTGCAGCGTCCTTGCTCAGTTCTTGCCGAAGGTCGGGTTGTGGGCACCGCCGAGCGTGATGTGCACGCTCTGCTGGTCGGTGTAGAAGTCGATCGAGCGGTAGCCGCCCTCGTGACCGAGACCCGAGGCCTTGACGCCACCGAACGGGGTGCGCAGGTCGCGCACGTTGTTGCTGTTCAGCCACACCATGCCGGCCTCGACGGACTGCGAGAAGTTGTGGGCGCGCTTCAGATCGTTCGTCCAGATGTACGCGGCGAGCCCGTACTTCGTGTTGTTCGCGAGTGCCAGCGCCTCCTCATCGGAGTCGAACGGCGTGATCGCGACGACGGGTCCGAAGATCTCCTCCTGGAAGATGCGGGCGTCGGGGGAGACATCGGCGAACACCGTCGGTGCGACGAAGT
Coding sequences within:
- a CDS encoding 2-keto-4-pentenoate hydratase, whose product is MLSADTVTQIAAELAEADRTHSVIPRITARYPDATVEDSYAIQGVWRDSQIAAGRRLVGRKIGLTSKAMQQATGITEPDYGVMFDDTVYESGAEIPVDHFSNVRIEVELAFVLKHPLEGPDCTLDDALAAIDYAVPALEVLNSHIELEGRTIVDTISDNAAYGAMVLGTVRRRPDEIDLRWVPGVLSRNGEIEETGVAAGVLGHPATGVAWLANKFHQHGARLEAGEIILAGSFTRPMWVSRGDEVLCDYGPMGTIACRFI
- the hpaD gene encoding 3,4-dihydroxyphenylacetate 2,3-dioxygenase, giving the protein MTDKTAKTLTSSGYYVSQEAPIQTDNPVPTPESTPPDVLRCAYMELVVTDLAASRVFYVDVLGLYVTEEDDEAIYLRSTEEFIHHNLVLRKGPIAAVAAFSYRVRSAADLDLAVAFYTELGCDVRRNPEGFVKGVGESVRVVDPLGFPIEFFHQSDHVERMSWRYDLHIPGELVRLDHFNQVTPDVPRAVKFMQDLGFRVTEDIQDDEGTVYAAWMRRKPTVHDTAMTGGDGPRMHHVCFATHEKHNILAICDKLGALRRSDAIERGPGRHGVSNAFYLYLRDPDGHRVEVYTQDYYTGDPDNPVITWDVHDNQRRDWWGNPVVPSWYTEASLVLDLDGNPQPVVARTDSSEMAVTIGADGFSYTRPDDDEAMPEYKQGEYKLGHQL
- a CDS encoding HpcH/HpaI aldolase family protein → MPLHLNPSPSFRDRLAASERPLIGAWICSGSPIVAEIVAGSGLDWTLIDGEHSPIGLESILSLLQAVAPYPITPVVRLAANDPVLIKQVLDLGAQNLLVPMVNTAEEASRAVAATRYPPLGTRGVGSALARAAQFNRIENYLQRAHEITSLTVQIETDAAVRNSRAIAEVDGVDGVFIGPSDLAASMGLLGQQEHPDVIAAVEQTITTVRGAGKPVGVNAFSPATARRYLDAGASFVLVAADVSILARATEKLAAEWIPDQDATAHTSY